One window of Brevibacterium pigmentatum genomic DNA carries:
- a CDS encoding MFS transporter — protein sequence MTKLDTAVTTRPTRTRYIIAVLLFITVVINYMDRANLSIAMPALSQEFDLTTGQQGLLLSAFGWTYAAMQLPGGWLVDRVRPRVLYASCLVLWSLATLFMGMSGGFIALIILRLMVGGFEAPAYPINNKVATAWFPERERGRVIAFYTSGQFIGLALLTPVLSWLQTVLTWHWVFILTGVVGIIWAGIWWFVYREPRDKAGVNQAEIDLIASGGGLVDVESGVKKEAKPKLKWSDVKVVLTRRKLWGIYLGQFCLTSTLWFFLTWFPTYLVDYRGMDYIESGFMASLPFIAALVGVLLSGTVSDRDWCRER from the coding sequence ATGACGAAACTCGACACCGCAGTCACCACTCGCCCCACTCGGACCCGCTACATCATCGCGGTTCTGCTCTTCATCACCGTCGTCATCAACTACATGGACCGGGCAAACCTGTCCATTGCGATGCCGGCACTGTCTCAGGAATTCGATCTCACCACGGGGCAGCAGGGTCTGCTGCTCTCGGCATTCGGATGGACATACGCTGCGATGCAGCTTCCTGGCGGATGGCTCGTCGACCGGGTCCGACCGCGGGTGCTCTATGCGTCGTGCCTCGTGCTGTGGTCGCTGGCCACTCTGTTCATGGGCATGTCTGGCGGCTTCATCGCGCTCATCATCCTGCGACTCATGGTCGGCGGGTTCGAAGCACCCGCCTACCCCATCAACAACAAGGTCGCGACCGCATGGTTCCCGGAGCGCGAACGCGGTCGAGTCATCGCTTTCTACACCTCCGGTCAGTTCATTGGACTGGCGCTGCTCACACCGGTGCTGTCGTGGCTGCAGACCGTTCTGACCTGGCACTGGGTGTTCATCCTTACCGGTGTTGTCGGCATCATCTGGGCCGGGATCTGGTGGTTCGTCTACCGGGAGCCGCGCGACAAGGCCGGCGTCAACCAAGCTGAGATCGATCTCATCGCTTCAGGCGGGGGACTCGTCGATGTCGAGAGCGGAGTGAAGAAGGAGGCCAAGCCGAAGCTCAAGTGGTCCGACGTCAAGGTCGTGCTGACGCGGCGGAAGCTGTGGGGCATCTACCTCGGACAGTTCTGCCTCACCTCGACCCTGTGGTTCTTCCTCACCTGGTTCCCGACCTACCTCGTCGACTACCGAGGAATGGACTACATCGAGTCGGGCTTCATGGCATCGCTGCCGTTCATCGCGGCGCTTGTCGGAGTGTTGCTCTCCGGTACGGTCTCGGACCGGGACTGGTGCAGAGAGAGGTGA
- a CDS encoding MFS transporter, which translates to MSRRVASPGRARWWILGWLLAAMMINYMDRSSLSIAAPHMIDELGLTAADIGLLGTAFSLTYAFFQLPGGWLTDRLGAKPVYVMALGFWSIATALMAFGHHMWHFMVSRVLLGVFEAPVSPTSAKIVAEWFPPRERGAAVGVYDSGSKWGPAVAPPILTFLIMGFGWRAMFVILGVLGVIVAIGFWAFYRSPEHDRRVSEAELEHIRAREEDDNAPTGHIPWLKLFTKPQTWAMVLGFVAVVWTLNIFVTFLPLMLNDIYSVADAALGWYTAIPFAVGGIGGILGGWFTTKYSRVRDQLAPLVCKRQIAAIYGGALAVCSILVGVTTGHFVLQLSAMSLALFFCGALSAVGWSIPADVVTGSRVASLGSIQNFGGYFAGSLSPWLTGVLVTTTDSYLVPFLLGAVVAVIAGITYLLLLRAPIRVTSSSPKNGEPTS; encoded by the coding sequence GTGTCGCGACGCGTAGCCTCGCCGGGACGAGCCCGGTGGTGGATTCTCGGATGGCTGCTCGCAGCGATGATGATCAACTACATGGATCGATCGTCACTGTCGATCGCAGCCCCGCACATGATCGACGAACTCGGTCTGACCGCCGCGGACATCGGGCTGTTGGGTACTGCGTTCTCACTGACATACGCGTTCTTTCAGCTGCCAGGTGGATGGCTGACCGATCGTCTCGGTGCGAAGCCGGTATACGTCATGGCGTTGGGGTTCTGGTCGATCGCCACTGCGCTGATGGCTTTTGGCCACCACATGTGGCATTTTATGGTGTCGCGAGTCCTGCTCGGAGTCTTCGAAGCCCCGGTATCGCCTACTTCAGCGAAGATAGTCGCCGAGTGGTTCCCACCCCGAGAGCGCGGAGCTGCAGTCGGCGTCTACGACTCGGGAAGCAAATGGGGACCCGCCGTCGCTCCGCCGATCCTCACCTTCCTCATTATGGGCTTCGGTTGGCGAGCAATGTTCGTCATCCTCGGCGTGCTTGGTGTCATCGTGGCAATAGGATTCTGGGCCTTCTACCGTTCTCCGGAACACGATCGCAGAGTCTCGGAGGCTGAACTCGAGCACATCCGCGCCCGAGAGGAAGACGACAACGCCCCAACCGGCCATATCCCGTGGTTGAAGCTCTTCACCAAGCCCCAAACCTGGGCAATGGTGCTGGGATTCGTCGCCGTCGTGTGGACACTGAACATCTTCGTGACCTTTCTGCCCCTGATGCTCAACGACATCTACTCTGTGGCCGATGCCGCACTTGGGTGGTACACGGCGATTCCATTCGCGGTCGGAGGCATCGGCGGTATCCTCGGTGGCTGGTTCACCACGAAGTATTCGCGGGTGCGAGACCAATTAGCTCCTCTGGTCTGCAAACGACAGATCGCTGCAATCTATGGCGGCGCGCTCGCCGTATGCTCGATCCTTGTCGGAGTCACTACCGGCCACTTTGTTCTCCAACTGTCGGCAATGAGTCTTGCGCTGTTCTTCTGCGGTGCACTGAGCGCCGTGGGGTGGTCAATCCCTGCTGATGTGGTCACTGGTAGTCGCGTCGCCTCACTGGGATCAATCCAGAACTTCGGCGGCTACTTCGCCGGTTCACTCTCGCCTTGGCTCACCGGAGTCTTGGTGACAACCACGGACTCGTACCTCGTTCCTTTCCTCCTGGGCGCCGTTGTCGCAGTGATTGCGGGAATCACCTACCTGCTCCTGCTGCGTGCCCCGATCCGGGTGACCAGCAGCTCACCAAAAAACGGAGAACCCACATCATGA
- the dgoD gene encoding galactonate dehydratase: MGAHQLNTAPSTTTSERKARPMKITSMTTYTVPPRWLFLKIETDEGIVGWGEPIIEGKTATVAAAVDELSDLLIGKDPANIEDLWTIMYRGGFYRGGPILMSAISGIDQALWDIKGKALGEPVHQLLGGKVRDRIRTYSWIGGDRPGDTAAAALETKNRGFTAVKMNATEELQFIDSYTKVDQVIENVQAIREATGEDFGIGVDFHGRVHKPMAKVLIKELEPYRLLFIEEPVLSEHFGSLRDVMANTPTPIALGERLFSRWDFREVIASGAVDIIQPDVSHAGGITETRKISMMAEAYDVALALHCPLGPIALASCLQVDAGSYNAFIQEQSLGIHYNTSNDLLDYVTDPSVFNYDEGMIDIPSGPGLGIEVNEEYVIERSAEGHRWRNPIWRHTDGSFAEW; the protein is encoded by the coding sequence GTGGGTGCACACCAACTGAACACCGCTCCATCAACGACAACATCCGAACGAAAGGCCAGACCAATGAAGATCACGTCGATGACGACGTACACAGTGCCGCCTCGGTGGCTGTTCCTCAAAATCGAAACCGATGAAGGGATCGTGGGATGGGGCGAACCCATCATCGAGGGTAAGACCGCGACTGTGGCCGCCGCCGTCGATGAGCTCTCCGACCTGCTCATCGGCAAGGATCCGGCGAACATCGAGGACCTGTGGACGATCATGTACCGCGGTGGCTTCTACCGCGGTGGCCCCATCCTCATGAGTGCGATCTCCGGAATCGATCAGGCACTGTGGGACATCAAGGGCAAGGCGCTTGGCGAGCCGGTTCATCAGCTGCTCGGCGGGAAGGTCCGGGATCGGATCCGCACGTATTCGTGGATCGGCGGAGACCGTCCAGGCGACACCGCCGCAGCCGCACTCGAGACGAAGAACCGCGGATTCACCGCCGTGAAGATGAACGCGACCGAGGAGCTGCAGTTCATCGACTCGTACACCAAGGTCGACCAGGTCATCGAGAACGTCCAGGCGATCCGGGAAGCCACCGGTGAGGACTTCGGCATCGGTGTCGACTTCCACGGTCGAGTGCACAAGCCGATGGCGAAGGTCCTTATCAAGGAACTCGAACCCTACCGGCTGCTCTTCATCGAAGAACCGGTGCTCTCCGAACACTTCGGTTCACTCCGCGACGTCATGGCGAACACACCAACGCCGATCGCGCTGGGGGAGAGGCTCTTCTCTCGGTGGGACTTCCGTGAGGTGATCGCCTCCGGTGCCGTCGACATCATCCAGCCGGATGTCTCCCACGCCGGTGGCATCACAGAGACGCGGAAGATTTCGATGATGGCCGAAGCCTACGATGTGGCACTCGCACTGCACTGCCCGCTGGGGCCGATCGCACTCGCCTCCTGCCTGCAGGTCGATGCCGGCAGCTACAACGCCTTCATTCAAGAACAGAGCCTGGGAATCCACTACAACACGAGCAACGACCTGCTCGACTACGTCACCGACCCATCGGTGTTCAACTACGACGAGGGCATGATCGACATCCCCTCTGGACCAGGTCTCGGCATCGAGGTCAACGAAGAGTACGTCATCGAACGATCCGCCGAGGGGCACCGGTGGCGCAACCCGATCTGGCGGCACACCGACGGCTCCTTCGCGGAGTGGTGA
- a CDS encoding 2-dehydro-3-deoxy-6-phosphogalactonate aldolase, protein MPDSVPAGLIAILRGVRSDEVLDIAEGIVDAGFSAIEVPLNSPDPLASITALVEKFGDTLEVGAGTVLTADQVHKCQQAGARIIVAPDTDCDVITTALELGLTPYPGAATPTEAFAAVKAGATNVKLFPSSAVGIGGMKAWSEVLPTGTELFPVGGVGVDNAAEWRGAGAAGLGLGSSLYRRGDRPDDVRTRAQAIASAWVHTN, encoded by the coding sequence ATGCCTGACTCAGTTCCCGCCGGCCTCATCGCCATCCTCCGCGGCGTCCGTTCCGACGAAGTCCTCGACATCGCCGAAGGCATCGTCGACGCAGGTTTCTCCGCCATCGAGGTGCCACTCAACTCGCCCGACCCACTTGCCTCGATTACGGCGTTGGTCGAGAAGTTCGGAGACACACTGGAGGTCGGGGCCGGCACGGTGCTCACCGCCGACCAGGTCCACAAGTGCCAACAGGCAGGCGCCCGCATCATCGTCGCTCCCGACACCGACTGCGACGTCATCACGACCGCACTCGAGCTTGGGCTCACCCCATACCCAGGTGCGGCGACCCCGACCGAAGCGTTCGCCGCAGTCAAAGCCGGCGCCACCAACGTCAAGCTCTTCCCATCTTCGGCGGTGGGTATCGGCGGAATGAAAGCCTGGAGCGAGGTGTTGCCTACCGGCACCGAACTCTTTCCCGTCGGGGGAGTAGGAGTCGACAACGCCGCCGAATGGCGGGGCGCCGGAGCCGCGGGCCTGGGCCTGGGGTCCTCGCTCTATCGCCGAGGCGACCGCCCCGACGACGTCCGCACCCGGGCCCAGGCGATCGCCTCGGCGTGGGTGCACACCAACTGA
- a CDS encoding 2-dehydro-3-deoxygalactonokinase gives MANLAPPEAPQMIGLDWGTSSLRAFLIGSDGQVLAERNGSDGIMAVSSDTADLRGDFSRIAETAAGDWLTSYGPLPMFACGMIGSTQGVAEAGYLELPTDLSDMGGELTTVNLTTGDLHIVPGLQKTPTEATAPDVIRGEETQLLGLLGEEEDEPSTVILPGTHTKWVSCHRQRVTDFTTSMSGELFGLLSTSSILSRLAEPTAGFHSKAFDWGLNVGGDNPAALTSSIFSARTWALNGRLRAEEINDYLSGMLIGAEVAHQLTVVAESSAPVVVCGTTDLTKRYTRALHRAGRETISADPRAAATGLFRIAEHSGLVPIKENSHA, from the coding sequence ATGGCAAATCTGGCACCACCCGAGGCCCCACAGATGATCGGCCTCGACTGGGGAACGAGCTCGCTGAGAGCTTTCCTCATCGGCAGCGACGGACAGGTCCTCGCAGAACGCAATGGTTCCGACGGCATCATGGCCGTCAGCTCCGACACCGCGGACCTCCGAGGCGACTTCTCCCGAATCGCTGAAACCGCGGCCGGTGATTGGCTCACCAGCTACGGCCCCCTGCCGATGTTCGCCTGCGGAATGATCGGCTCAACACAGGGTGTCGCCGAGGCGGGCTACCTCGAATTGCCCACCGACCTCAGCGACATGGGCGGGGAACTGACGACGGTCAACCTGACGACGGGTGACCTCCACATCGTTCCCGGCCTGCAGAAAACCCCGACCGAGGCGACCGCTCCCGACGTCATCCGCGGGGAAGAGACCCAACTGCTCGGCCTCCTCGGCGAAGAAGAGGACGAACCCAGCACGGTGATCCTCCCTGGTACCCATACCAAATGGGTGAGCTGCCACCGACAACGAGTCACCGACTTCACCACCTCGATGAGCGGAGAGCTCTTCGGCCTGCTCAGCACGTCATCAATCCTCAGCCGCCTCGCTGAACCCACCGCGGGCTTCCACTCCAAGGCCTTCGATTGGGGACTGAACGTCGGAGGCGACAACCCCGCCGCATTGACGTCCTCAATCTTCTCGGCCCGAACCTGGGCCCTGAACGGACGCCTGCGCGCCGAAGAGATCAACGACTACCTCTCGGGAATGCTCATCGGCGCCGAGGTGGCTCACCAGCTCACCGTGGTCGCTGAGTCGAGCGCCCCCGTCGTCGTCTGCGGGACCACAGATCTGACAAAGCGCTACACCCGCGCACTGCACCGAGCGGGCCGAGAGACGATCAGCGCGGATCCACGCGCGGCCGCCACCGGACTCTTCCGCATCGCTGAACACTCCGGCCTCGTGCCGATTAAGGAGAACTCCCATGCCTGA
- a CDS encoding IclR family transcriptional regulator produces MIEDSGTVIGEAIPQGTQTLARGLQIVSAVAHGSTTLKSIVDSTGIGRSSAHRMIQLLVQMGYLRHGSPGEFRLGPTLIEYGFTALNQDPLPVVARESLEALAERTQDTIHLSVEDGESVLYLHKIPGTRGAEMRSRIGHRMPMTRTGVGKALLLGQYDRWERLFVAENLGADSAAVDAFVKRMQGYTRDGASLDLEENEPGIRCVAAPVRDGSGDIVAGISLSATRPFMPKDRMQALVPVMKAAAKEISVKLGYGADRDRLGGRN; encoded by the coding sequence ATGATCGAGGATTCTGGAACTGTTATCGGCGAAGCCATCCCGCAGGGCACTCAGACCCTGGCCAGAGGGCTGCAGATCGTCAGCGCCGTGGCTCATGGCTCGACGACGCTGAAGTCGATCGTTGATTCGACGGGTATCGGTCGGTCAAGTGCACACAGGATGATCCAGCTGTTGGTGCAGATGGGGTATCTGCGGCATGGGTCGCCAGGAGAGTTTCGGCTCGGGCCGACGCTGATCGAGTATGGTTTCACCGCACTCAATCAGGATCCGCTGCCGGTCGTAGCCAGGGAAAGCCTAGAGGCGTTGGCTGAACGGACTCAGGACACGATCCATCTCTCGGTCGAGGATGGTGAGTCGGTGCTCTATCTCCACAAAATTCCGGGCACACGTGGAGCGGAGATGCGATCACGTATTGGCCACCGGATGCCGATGACTCGCACTGGTGTCGGCAAGGCGCTGTTGCTTGGGCAGTATGACCGGTGGGAGCGTTTGTTCGTTGCAGAGAACCTTGGTGCGGACTCCGCTGCGGTGGATGCATTCGTCAAGCGGATGCAGGGCTACACCCGAGACGGAGCCTCACTCGATCTCGAGGAGAATGAGCCGGGGATCCGGTGTGTGGCTGCTCCGGTTCGGGACGGCAGCGGAGACATCGTCGCCGGAATTTCACTGTCGGCGACGCGTCCCTTCATGCCGAAGGATCGGATGCAGGCGTTGGTGCCGGTGATGAAGGCTGCGGCGAAAGAGATCTCGGTGAAGTTGGGGTATGGCGCCGATCGCGACCGGCTAGGCGGTCGCAACTAA
- a CDS encoding AbgT family transporter, with protein MTSRITAEPIAPERLPLLYRAIGFIERIGNLLPHPFWLFWIMALLLGIVSWVLSAAGVSVTLPESNEVVEVKNLLSTDGLKYAIESALDNFASFPPLAVVLVVLLGVSVAEKSGVLEALIRLTIIRLPKRWVTFAIAFSGMIAHIMGDAAYLVMIPLGAMAFKAAGRSPVLGVMVAYASVSAGFNASPLVTPSDAIRSSLASAAARTVDSSASITPVATYFFSATSSLLLAVIITLVVELVLARREDFKAPAEEAANDGGNADSEATASEATGHGRPVEERTESISLDNSQTHGLLRATAAGVVFIGAVVVILLLPDSPFIESGQPLVESMVLDNIAIFISLFFTLAGIVYGYSTKAFTTLRAVPDAMIAGVINLAPVIVLFFAVAQFLAYFSWTGIGSVLTVNGADLLQRLEAPHLVVLIVIIVGVAFVNMIVTSGSAMWAIFAPILVPMMMYYGVRPEAAMVSFMIGDSVTNAVTPMSAYFVLALGFVQRYRKDAGIGTLMAFTVPLSLAILIGWGLFFCVWYLLGIPLGPGVVLH; from the coding sequence ATGACTTCACGAATCACCGCCGAACCCATTGCGCCGGAGCGACTCCCACTGCTGTATCGAGCGATCGGCTTCATCGAGCGGATCGGAAATCTGCTTCCGCACCCGTTCTGGCTGTTCTGGATCATGGCTCTGCTGCTCGGCATCGTCAGCTGGGTGCTCTCGGCGGCCGGTGTCTCAGTGACGCTGCCCGAGTCCAATGAGGTCGTCGAGGTCAAAAACCTGCTGTCGACCGATGGTCTCAAGTACGCCATCGAATCGGCGCTGGACAATTTCGCATCCTTCCCGCCCCTGGCGGTCGTGCTCGTGGTCCTACTCGGTGTGAGCGTCGCTGAGAAGAGTGGCGTGCTCGAAGCCCTCATCCGGCTGACGATCATCAGGTTGCCCAAACGGTGGGTGACTTTCGCGATCGCCTTCAGCGGAATGATCGCCCACATCATGGGCGATGCGGCCTACTTGGTGATGATCCCGTTGGGAGCGATGGCCTTCAAGGCTGCGGGACGGAGCCCAGTTCTCGGCGTGATGGTGGCTTACGCATCTGTATCCGCCGGTTTCAATGCGAGTCCACTTGTCACTCCCTCCGATGCGATCCGCTCTTCGCTGGCGTCGGCTGCGGCCCGGACAGTCGACTCGAGCGCTTCGATCACACCGGTAGCAACCTATTTCTTCTCGGCCACCTCGTCGCTGCTTCTCGCCGTGATCATCACCCTGGTCGTGGAACTCGTGCTCGCACGCCGAGAGGACTTCAAGGCCCCGGCAGAAGAAGCCGCGAACGACGGTGGAAATGCCGACAGCGAAGCCACCGCCAGTGAAGCCACCGGACACGGTCGACCCGTGGAGGAGCGCACCGAGTCGATTTCTCTCGACAACAGCCAGACTCACGGCCTGTTGCGGGCAACGGCAGCCGGAGTGGTCTTCATCGGCGCAGTGGTCGTCATCCTGCTGCTGCCGGACTCACCATTCATCGAATCCGGCCAGCCGCTGGTCGAATCGATGGTCCTCGATAACATCGCGATCTTCATCTCTCTCTTCTTCACTCTGGCGGGGATCGTCTACGGATACAGCACCAAAGCATTCACCACTCTCAGAGCTGTTCCTGACGCGATGATCGCGGGTGTGATCAATCTAGCGCCCGTCATTGTCCTCTTCTTCGCCGTGGCCCAATTTCTTGCATACTTCAGCTGGACAGGAATCGGCTCGGTACTTACAGTCAACGGCGCAGATCTGCTCCAGAGGCTCGAGGCCCCACACCTGGTCGTGCTCATTGTCATCATCGTCGGAGTGGCGTTTGTCAATATGATCGTGACGAGTGGTTCGGCGATGTGGGCGATTTTTGCGCCCATCCTCGTACCGATGATGATGTACTACGGTGTTCGCCCTGAGGCCGCTATGGTGTCGTTCATGATCGGAGACTCAGTGACGAATGCCGTGACACCGATGAGCGCCTATTTCGTCCTCGCGCTCGGATTCGTTCAGCGATATCGTAAGGACGCGGGGATCGGCACACTCATGGCCTTCACGGTTCCGCTTTCGCTCGCGATCCTCATTGGCTGGGGTCTCTTCTTCTGCGTGTGGTATTTGCTGGGCATTCCGCTTGGCCCCGGGGTTGTTCTTCACTGA
- a CDS encoding NAD(P)/FAD-dependent oxidoreductase yields the protein MHIIVIGSGMLGLSTADNLVMSGADVTLVDARDLGAGTSGTSFAWTNANGKLDPAYHELNIAGMKEHSRLADTLPGPRTYHRSSGLQMADARQAPKLEEKIARLSELGYPSELLSADRVSEIAGDISVPENIELIAHFPSEGYVVTEQLLHNLRAHAVEHGAKLVRGTVTEVDEGGAQVEVHLGDGRVLSADRVVLATGRWTQALAQASGFETPMNDEIGRGSAVTGLLGYVKTNSTRVKAVVHTPELNLRPGEDGTIVVQALDLNPQVDPAAPPTNEGPFAKEMAERFTAVTNDSTPSLIDLRVSYRSLPADGFTIAGFAAGLSRTYCLVTHSGITLGPLLGRLAAEELVADSQQDLLENFRPTRFKYATATVGHLGPPLQLGDQ from the coding sequence ATGCACATCATCGTCATCGGCTCGGGGATGCTCGGGCTCAGCACCGCCGACAATCTGGTCATGTCAGGTGCCGACGTCACGCTCGTCGATGCTCGAGACCTGGGTGCCGGCACCTCCGGCACGAGCTTCGCCTGGACGAACGCCAATGGAAAACTCGACCCCGCTTATCACGAACTCAATATCGCCGGAATGAAAGAGCACTCCCGACTCGCCGACACTCTGCCGGGGCCGCGCACGTACCATCGATCGAGCGGACTGCAGATGGCCGATGCGCGCCAGGCACCGAAACTGGAGGAAAAGATCGCTCGCCTCAGCGAGCTCGGATATCCATCAGAGCTGCTCTCAGCCGATCGCGTAAGCGAGATCGCCGGAGACATCTCAGTTCCTGAGAACATCGAACTGATCGCGCATTTTCCATCAGAAGGATATGTGGTCACCGAACAGCTGCTGCACAACCTTCGTGCACACGCTGTCGAACATGGCGCGAAGCTGGTCAGAGGAACAGTCACCGAGGTGGACGAAGGTGGCGCTCAAGTCGAGGTCCACCTCGGCGACGGACGTGTGCTCTCAGCAGATCGAGTCGTGCTCGCCACAGGACGCTGGACGCAGGCGCTGGCTCAAGCCTCAGGATTCGAGACTCCGATGAACGATGAGATTGGTCGGGGATCTGCGGTGACGGGTCTCCTCGGCTATGTGAAGACGAACTCGACGCGGGTGAAGGCAGTCGTGCACACGCCCGAGCTGAATCTGCGACCGGGGGAGGACGGAACGATCGTCGTCCAGGCTCTCGACCTCAACCCGCAAGTCGACCCTGCCGCCCCACCAACTAACGAAGGACCATTTGCCAAGGAAATGGCAGAGAGATTCACTGCGGTGACCAACGATTCAACGCCCAGCCTGATCGACCTTCGCGTGAGCTATCGGTCCCTGCCTGCCGACGGTTTCACGATCGCCGGATTCGCGGCGGGGCTATCTCGTACCTACTGCCTCGTCACTCACAGCGGGATCACGCTTGGCCCGCTGCTCGGCCGTCTGGCTGCCGAGGAGCTCGTCGCCGACAGCCAACAGGACTTGCTTGAGAATTTCCGCCCGACCCGGTTCAAATATGCCACGGCGACCGTCGGCCACCTGGGCCCGCCACTGCAGCTCGGCGATCAATAA
- a CDS encoding GntR family transcriptional regulator, whose amino-acid sequence MYCQPMDDLFRSIQRDLQRQIRSGELPEGAKLPSENELCTRYSVSRPTAQRALNELAADGVVVRQKGRGTFVATSRKQINLLSFTNPAVARHGGPGRHEVLSAQVTVASDAVLPLPGVEADTAVTEIVRLKFDALDRPHALETHVILFSAAPTILRQKLEDLVILDHLQSREVEVDTIRVYLEPTLVSDREAQLLTCESGTPALRRRRELRAPDDQVLETTATLVRPGTSEFFIELPAN is encoded by the coding sequence ATGTATTGTCAACCTATGGACGATTTGTTTCGGAGCATTCAGCGAGACCTCCAACGGCAGATCCGCTCAGGAGAACTTCCTGAAGGAGCGAAACTCCCCAGCGAGAATGAACTCTGCACGCGGTACTCGGTGAGTCGGCCGACGGCGCAACGAGCTCTCAACGAGCTTGCCGCCGATGGGGTCGTCGTACGCCAGAAGGGACGCGGGACATTTGTCGCGACCTCGCGGAAGCAGATCAATCTGCTGTCGTTCACCAACCCGGCCGTGGCCCGTCACGGAGGGCCCGGACGGCACGAGGTGCTCTCGGCCCAGGTGACCGTCGCTTCCGACGCGGTGCTGCCGCTTCCCGGAGTTGAGGCCGACACCGCAGTCACCGAAATCGTCCGTCTGAAGTTCGATGCTCTCGATCGTCCGCATGCGTTGGAGACACACGTCATCCTGTTCTCCGCTGCCCCGACGATCCTTCGCCAGAAGCTCGAAGACCTCGTCATCCTCGACCACCTGCAGTCTCGTGAAGTCGAAGTGGATACTATTCGCGTCTATCTGGAGCCGACACTAGTCAGTGACCGTGAAGCCCAACTGCTCACGTGCGAGTCGGGAACACCGGCTCTGAGGCGTCGCCGTGAGCTGCGTGCACCAGACGACCAAGTGCTGGAGACGACAGCAACCTTGGTCCGACCGGGGACCTCCGAATTCTTCATCGAACTGCCCGCCAACTGA